The Chryseobacterium glaciei DNA window TATAAAATATGCCTATTTTTAAACCTTTTCGCGGAATAAGACCTCACAAAGACTTTGAGAGCACTTTCCCTACGCATCCTCTTGATAATTTTACTCAGGAAGAGATTGCGGAGAAAGCTCAAGTTGAAAATACTTACATCAATATGATTAAGCCATATGTTGTAAGTAAATCCAAAGATATTGACCGAAATTTAAGGAAGATCCGTTCTACTTTTGAAGAATTAGTGGAAGAGAAAAAACTCGTCCAGGACAGTTCGGCGTATTATCTTTATGAGCAGATCTATCCGAGTAAACAGATTTTCAGAGGCTTGTTGGGTTTAGCAAGTATCGAAGATTTCTGGAGCGGAAAGATCAAAAGGCACGAAAGTACCATTCCTCAGAAAAAGGAAAAACTGGCGCATTATCTTGAAAAAGTAAACTTGCAGGCAGAACCTGTGTTGTTGACCTACCCTTCCAATTCAAAGATTGAATTATTGATGAATCATGAGGAAAAGAATGTTCCTATTTTCAATCATGTTGATACAAAAGGAATTAGACATAAAATCTGGAGAATTGATAACCGATTGAAATTACAACAGTTCAAGGAAGTTATTGATCAAATTGATGCATTTTATATTGCAGACGGACACCACAGAATCGGTTCTACAGCATTAAATGCAAAGTATCATAAAGACAAAAACAAAAGACACAACGGTACTGAGGCTTATAACTTTGTGTATAGTTTTATAGTTTCCAACCAGTCTATTAAAATTCATGATTATAATAGAATTGTAACTGATCTAAATAATCTAGAAACTGCGGATTTTTTAAAGCAATTAGAAAAATATTTTCTGATTCACGAAAAAGAAGGTACGGCATATTATCCTTCTCAAAAATTCCACATTTCTATGTATTTGGATGGTAAATTCTACTCTCTTCACGTAAAGCATGAGCTTCGTTCTCAGGAGATGTCTCTGGATAATCTGGATCACCATCTTATTGATAAATACATCTTTAAAGACATTTTAAAAATTGATGATCCCGACAGTTCTGATAAAATTTCTTATGTAAAAGGAACTTCTAATCTTGAAGGAATTAATCTTTTAAAAGAAAAAATAGACAGCGGAGAAGGAAGAGTCGGATTCGGAATTTTTCCGGTAAGCTTTAATGATATGATCAAAATTTCTGATCTGAAATTAAGCATGCCTCCAAAATGTACATTCATTGAGCCTAAATTGGTTACAGCCTTGCTAATGTACGACATGAAACAATAAAATATTCTTATTTTTTTCCTACTTTTATGCACGGAAAAGAATAAGGTAAATAAAAAAATGAAAAAAATATTCATTATCATACTTCCACTCTTTTTGAGTGGATTTTTATTTTCTCAGAAAAAACCTCAAAAAAAGCCGGTAAAAAAAGGAATCGTCACCAAGATGAACTATCATGATGAGTTTAAGAAAATCTCAGACGAAATCATGACTAATGGCACTGCCTACGAAAACCTTGGAGAATTAACCAAAGGCGTTGGATCACGTTTTAGTGCAACTCCGGGCTATATGAAAGCGGTAGAATGGGCTGAAAAGAAGTTTAAAGATGCAGGTATCGAAATGATCTGGAGACAGGAAGTAAAAGTTCCTGTTTGGATACGCGGAAAGGAATCTTTACAAATAAAAGCCAGCAATGGAGATTGGAAAAATATTAAAATGCTCTCTTTTGGAAATTCTGAAGGAACAGGCGGAAAAGACCTTACAGCTGAAATTGTTTTAATTAATACCACTTCTGAGCTTAATGCCTTATCGGTGGGACAGTTAAAAGACAAAATCGTTTTCGTTAATCTTCCGATGGACCCGAAAATCATTAACACAAGTGATTCCTATTTAATTACAGCAAAATCTAAATTAATATCTGCTTCCGTCATTGCAAAAACAGGAGCTAAAGCTTTAATTATAAGATCATTAACAACGGCAACAGATGATACACCGCATGCAAAAATGGTGTATTATGAACCGGAAGACAAAGTTAAAATTCCTGCGTTATCAATCGGAGTAAGATCTGCAGATGAACTTGAAAAATTATTAAAAAAACAAAAAGTAACCGCCAAATTAAACATGTCTGCCGAATCAAAAGGCGACACGACCAATCCAAATATCATTGCTGAAATTCAAGGTAAAAAAGATTCTAAAGTGATTGTATTGGGAGCTCAGCTAGATTCTTGGGATTTCGCGGAAGGTGCTCATGATGACGGCACAGGAGTCGTTCAGTGCATTGAAGTGTTGAGAACGTTAAAAGCGCTTGGCATCGAAAATAATCATACCATCAGAGTTGTTTTGTACGCAAATAGTGAAAATGGTGGACAGGGTCGCGACATGTATGCAGCTTACGTTAAAAAGAGAGATGAGAAGCATATTTTCGCTTTAGGAACAGATGCCGGCGGCTATTCTCCGAGAGGTTTTTCATTAGATATGTCTCCTCAGAGAAGAAGATTGATATTTGACTGGAAAAGCTATTTCCTTCCATACGGCATTTATGATTTTGATCAAACCGATGCCATTCAGGATATTTCTCCTTTGAAAAAACTGGATATTCCTTTGGCTGAAATGGTTGTCGACACTCAAAGATATTTCGATTATCATCATTCGGTTGAAGATACTTATGATAAAGTAAGCAAGAGAGAGCTTCTTTTAGGCGCCGTGGCTATGACACAAATGATTTTTATGATCGATAAAAATTGGTAAAATGAAAAAACTATTAGGAATATCATTATTACTTCTAAGCTTGACGGTTTTTGGTCAGGTTAAAGAAGATTCAATACAATTCAGTAAAATTTCAACAGAGATTTTAAATAACGGAAAAGGATACACCGAATTAAAAGATTTAACTAAAAATATTGGTCACCGTTTAAGCGGTTCCGAAGCTTACGAAAAGTCCGTAAAATGGGCTGAACAGAAACTTAAAGATGCCGGAGCAGATAAAGTCTGGCTTCAGGAAGTAATGATCCCCGTTTGGGAAAGAGGAAAAGAATCTTTGCAGATTAAAACCTCCAACGGAACTTGGAAAGGCTTAAAAATGCTTTCTTTAGGAAATTCTGAAGGTACAGGTGGAAAAGATATTTCGGGAGAAATTATCATGGTAAAATCCATGGAAGAATATGAAAAACTTCCTGCCGAAAAAGTAAAAGACAAAATAATTTTCTTTAATTATCCTTTCAGTCAGTCTTTTGTTGAGACTTTCATAGGATATGGTGATGCCGCAAAATATAGAACAACAGCCGCCTCTTTAACGGCCAAAAAAGGTGGAAAATTTGCGATTATCCGTTCGCTTTCTTCTGCTTTTGATGATGTTCCTCACACAGGAGCAATGCGTTATGAAGATAAAGTCAATAAAATTCCAGCAGTTGCTATTGGAAACACAACCGCAGACGAACTGGAAAATCTATTAAAATCTCAAAAAATCACTGCAAAACTCAATTCTAATTGCGGGATGAAAGGCGAGAAACTCTCCCACTCTGTTATCGGTGAAATCACAGGCAAAAAAGATAAAAGTGTCATCGTTGTCGGCGGACATTTAGATTCTTGGGACGTTGGCGAAGGTGCCCATGACGACGGAGCCGGAATTGTACAAAGTATTGAAGTTTTAAGAACCTTCAAAAAGCTTGGAATTCAGAATAATCATACAATACGAGTTGTCTGTTTTGCCAACGAAGAAAACGGTGTAAAAGGCGGAATTCAGTACGGAAAAACAGCAAAAGACAACAATGAAAAACATCTTTTTGCATTAGAATCTGATGCCGGAGGTTTTACTCCAAGAGGAATTGCCCTTGAAATGGATGATGCCAAAAGAAACCAGATCAAAGGCTGGTCGGCTTTATTCTTCCCTTACGGAGTGTATAATTTTGAAGGAAAATATTCAGGAACAGATATTTATCCGCTTCATGATATGGGAGTTCCAACGGCGGAGTTGGTTCCCGATTCTCAAAGGTATTTTGACATTCATCACACCGAAGAAGATACTTTCGAAAAGGTTAACCGACGAGAGTTGCTTTTAGGAGCTGTCGCCATGACGCAGATTATTTATATGATTGATAAGAACTGGTAAAATATAGGAAAACCGCTGATTGGATCAGCGGTTTTTGTTTTTATTGTTTTGTGAGAATTATTAATTATTATTTTTCATAATATTCAATTTTCCTTATCCATTTGTATAGATCTTTTCCGTCTACGTTTTTGATAACTTCTGTCCAGTTTTTTTGTTTGTCAAAGGTATATTTGAAGGTGATAACTGAAGGTTCTTTTTTATTATATGTATCTAAATAAAATATTTTGCTTATATAATTATCTTTATACTCAAACCTTATATCATTTGAAACTTTATTGTTATAATAAATTGTTCTTCTTTCCAACTTTTTATCTTTAGTGTAAATGTAAATGATGCACATCGTTTTTACATTATCATCAAAGCTTTCCTCTTTCAACCTTTTTCCATTTTCAAATATAATGTAAGAAGATAATTTTCCATTAATGAAATCACTCTGTTTTGTTAAGTTTCCGGATTTATCGTATTCATATTTAAGATGCCGACCTTGAGATATTTTTTTATTCTGATAATCATCTTTATAGTTGAAATATTTCTCTTCCATTACTTTGTATTGATTATCATAAATTTTTATTTGGCTTAATTTCTTATGATAAACCGAGTCTTTAGTTTCAGTATAGCCCTCACCTACTTTTTTCCAAATATCATTGGTAATGGCAAAAATACTATCTGTCTTTGTAATCGTGTCAAATTTTGTAACAAATAATGGGTTAAAACTTTCAAGATTATTCGAATATTTTTCAACAGGCTTATCCTTCCTTTTATAGTAAAGCTCTCCAAATTTCGCCGTTTTGCTATCTTTATCATAAAAATAATAAGATGTTTTTTCAGAACGTTCGTTTTTAGACTTTTCTGTAATTAATCTATTCAAATTATCAAAAGTATAATCATAATCATCAACAATTTCCCCTGACTTATAATACCACGTTTCTTTAATAATATTTCGATTTTTATCGTAGTAGGTTTCATTGTTTATATATCTGCAAAAATCTGTTTCGAACCAAGAGCCCACCATATTTTTTCTTAAATTTTCAGGTTTCATTATAGTTGCATGACCATATTCATCATCAGCTTTCAGAAAAGTAAAGGGGCCAGATTCGTTTAGAAAAACGACAGATTCTTTCACAAACTTAAGCTTTCCTAAAATTGAATCTTTAATAACCTGAGAATTAAAATAAGCAGATAAAAAAATTAAAAAAAATAATATTTGTTTCATATTTCATCATTTGAAAAAGCCTCTTTGCAGAGGCTTTGTGTTTTATTGTTTAGTAAAAATTAAATCCTTTGTTTCGGGTAGATAAATATTAATATCAGTTCCAGAAGGACATTTATTACTGTCAATTATCGTACTATTTGGTATATACTCCCACGATATTTGTGTAGAATTGAGTTTTTTCAAACGTATACTTCCCCAACCCACTCCACAATTTGTTCCTCCATAATTAAATGAAATTACGTTTAGTGTAGGTCTGATTCTTAAACTATAAATTGTATGTTCTATTTGATTAGACTGAAAGCTCATATTTTGGGTATCTTGAAGTATAACACCTAAAGAATTTTTTATCTGATATTTTATTGATAATACATCTCGATAGAACTTTCTTTCACCATACTGTATTAATTTATGAGGCTGTTTACTAATAAACAAGAAAATTTGGGTTCCATTAAAACTAGCATTCCAACTACCTATATATGGAGTAAGCTCATTATTTAAATCCTTTAAATAAGAGCCTGCAGGGACATCATCTGGATAAGTATTTAAAGGATAAGTTTGTTGTGCTTTACAAGAAAACACAACAAACACTCCTAAAAATATTATTAAACTCTTCACTATTGTTTGGTAAAAATTAAATCCTTTGTTTCGGGTAGATAAATATTAATATCAGTTCCAGAAGGACATTTATTACTGTCAATGATCGTACTATTTGGTATATACTCCCACGATAGTTGTGTAGGATTTAGTTTTTTCAAACGTATACTTCCCCAGCCTACTCCACAATTAGTCCCTCCATAATAAAATAAGATTTCATTTCCATTATCTTCTGCCCATTGACTATAAATTGTATGTCTTATTTGTTGTACTGGTATGGTTATGCTTTGAGTATTTTGAAGAGTTATTCCAGAAGAATTTTCAACTATATATTTTATAGATAAAGCGTCTCTATAAAATTTATATTTACCTTGGTCAAAAAGTTTATGAACTTCTTTAGTAATAAATAAAGTTATTACTTTTCCTTGAAAATTAGCTTTATAAGTGCCGATATATGAAACCAATTCATTATTCAAATCCTTTAAATATGAATAATTAGGCGTTTCTGTATAATCTGTTTTTAATGGATAAGCTTGTTGCGCCTTACAAGAAAACACAACAAACATTCCTAAAAATATTATTAAACTCTTCACTATTGTTTAGTAAAAATTAAATCCTTTGCTTCGGGAAGATAAATATTAATATCAGTTCCAGAAGGACATTTATTACTGTCAATTATCGTACTATTTGGGATATACTCCCACGATATTTGTGTAGGATTTAGTTTTTTCAAACGTATACTCCCCCAACCAACTCCACAATTTGTCCCACCATAAGATAGCATGACTAAATTATAATATGGATTAATCATTGTGCTATAAATAGTGTGTTGAATCTGATTAGATTGAAAATTCATGTTTTTAGTATCTTGAAGAACAGTTTGTGAAGAATTCTTAACAATAAATCTGATAGATAAAACATCTCTGTAAAATTTTTGATCTACATAGTCTATTAGCTTATGAGACTCTTTTGTAATATATAAAGTGATTTGATTTCCATTAAAATTTGAATTGTAAGTACCTATATATGGATTTAGTTCATTATTTGTATCTTTTAAATAAGAATAATTAGGAATATTTCTAAAATCCGTATTTAATGGATACTCTTGTGCTTTACAAGAAATTAAACTTATAATAAAGCCTACTAATAATATTTTTTTTAAATTTTTCATTTTTATTTTTTTAATGTTAAGGGCAAGTTACAGGAACAGGTTGATTAGCACTGTCTAATTGAATATTCTTTATTACTCCACCGCTTTCTATTCTTTGCAAATTAACTTTTCCATCTAATCCCATTTTTTTTAAAGTATCAA harbors:
- a CDS encoding DUF1015 domain-containing protein: MPIFKPFRGIRPHKDFESTFPTHPLDNFTQEEIAEKAQVENTYINMIKPYVVSKSKDIDRNLRKIRSTFEELVEEKKLVQDSSAYYLYEQIYPSKQIFRGLLGLASIEDFWSGKIKRHESTIPQKKEKLAHYLEKVNLQAEPVLLTYPSNSKIELLMNHEEKNVPIFNHVDTKGIRHKIWRIDNRLKLQQFKEVIDQIDAFYIADGHHRIGSTALNAKYHKDKNKRHNGTEAYNFVYSFIVSNQSIKIHDYNRIVTDLNNLETADFLKQLEKYFLIHEKEGTAYYPSQKFHISMYLDGKFYSLHVKHELRSQEMSLDNLDHHLIDKYIFKDILKIDDPDSSDKISYVKGTSNLEGINLLKEKIDSGEGRVGFGIFPVSFNDMIKISDLKLSMPPKCTFIEPKLVTALLMYDMKQ
- a CDS encoding M20/M25/M40 family metallo-hydrolase, producing MKKLLGISLLLLSLTVFGQVKEDSIQFSKISTEILNNGKGYTELKDLTKNIGHRLSGSEAYEKSVKWAEQKLKDAGADKVWLQEVMIPVWERGKESLQIKTSNGTWKGLKMLSLGNSEGTGGKDISGEIIMVKSMEEYEKLPAEKVKDKIIFFNYPFSQSFVETFIGYGDAAKYRTTAASLTAKKGGKFAIIRSLSSAFDDVPHTGAMRYEDKVNKIPAVAIGNTTADELENLLKSQKITAKLNSNCGMKGEKLSHSVIGEITGKKDKSVIVVGGHLDSWDVGEGAHDDGAGIVQSIEVLRTFKKLGIQNNHTIRVVCFANEENGVKGGIQYGKTAKDNNEKHLFALESDAGGFTPRGIALEMDDAKRNQIKGWSALFFPYGVYNFEGKYSGTDIYPLHDMGVPTAELVPDSQRYFDIHHTEEDTFEKVNRRELLLGAVAMTQIIYMIDKNW
- a CDS encoding M28 family peptidase — its product is MKKIFIIILPLFLSGFLFSQKKPQKKPVKKGIVTKMNYHDEFKKISDEIMTNGTAYENLGELTKGVGSRFSATPGYMKAVEWAEKKFKDAGIEMIWRQEVKVPVWIRGKESLQIKASNGDWKNIKMLSFGNSEGTGGKDLTAEIVLINTTSELNALSVGQLKDKIVFVNLPMDPKIINTSDSYLITAKSKLISASVIAKTGAKALIIRSLTTATDDTPHAKMVYYEPEDKVKIPALSIGVRSADELEKLLKKQKVTAKLNMSAESKGDTTNPNIIAEIQGKKDSKVIVLGAQLDSWDFAEGAHDDGTGVVQCIEVLRTLKALGIENNHTIRVVLYANSENGGQGRDMYAAYVKKRDEKHIFALGTDAGGYSPRGFSLDMSPQRRRLIFDWKSYFLPYGIYDFDQTDAIQDISPLKKLDIPLAEMVVDTQRYFDYHHSVEDTYDKVSKRELLLGAVAMTQMIFMIDKNW
- a CDS encoding DUF6705 family protein, which gives rise to MKNLKKILLVGFIISLISCKAQEYPLNTDFRNIPNYSYLKDTNNELNPYIGTYNSNFNGNQITLYITKESHKLIDYVDQKFYRDVLSIRFIVKNSSQTVLQDTKNMNFQSNQIQHTIYSTMINPYYNLVMLSYGGTNCGVGWGSIRLKKLNPTQISWEYIPNSTIIDSNKCPSGTDINIYLPEAKDLIFTKQ
- a CDS encoding DUF6705 family protein, encoding MKSLIIFLGMFVVFSCKAQQAYPLKTDYTETPNYSYLKDLNNELVSYIGTYKANFQGKVITLFITKEVHKLFDQGKYKFYRDALSIKYIVENSSGITLQNTQSITIPVQQIRHTIYSQWAEDNGNEILFYYGGTNCGVGWGSIRLKKLNPTQLSWEYIPNSTIIDSNKCPSGTDINIYLPETKDLIFTKQ
- a CDS encoding DUF6705 family protein, which translates into the protein MKSLIIFLGVFVVFSCKAQQTYPLNTYPDDVPAGSYLKDLNNELTPYIGSWNASFNGTQIFLFISKQPHKLIQYGERKFYRDVLSIKYQIKNSLGVILQDTQNMSFQSNQIEHTIYSLRIRPTLNVISFNYGGTNCGVGWGSIRLKKLNSTQISWEYIPNSTIIDSNKCPSGTDINIYLPETKDLIFTKQ